ATCTCCAGATTGCTATGTCGATATAACAGAATAATTATCCCTGCTATCTCAAGAAAAATAAGCTCCATTATCTCGAGAAAACAGGATATTAGGAATAATTACTTCCTattatctctctatctctatcatCTCAAGAAAACAAAGCTCTGTTTTAGGTAACAGGATAAAAAGATATTTGCGAGTCTGGTCTTTCTTGGTTTACGTAAAAACGGAAGCCCtaaaaacttgttttattttttgccagggtaaagcttttttttatttatctgtgaaAACAAGCGCTGAGAGGCAAGAgaacattttctaaaaactaTTGAAAACTTAGAAAAATCACATGCACTAAATTCTGTTTAATACACAGAGAAATTAAATCACCtagaaagaaacaggaaggcCTTCAGTAcgatttgaaatgtattttattttattatttttagcaaaacagataaaaatcaCTTGCTGCTCAGGGGCTGTTTATACAGTCggaaaaaaaactctcctttcagggcttccataatatgatgatgattaagCTAGGCCCTGATACTAATGAATTATAGCTCATTAAGACGTGGTTATCATAGGATTGTAGCCATTTCTGTAACATTTCAGTGGCTAAAACAAGAAGATTGTAAACCTTCTTTCATTAATTAgatgcaaaaaacaaatttaatattaaataataacaaacaaaaaataaaaaaagttaggCCATAAACTTGCACATGTATAGCCTATTGAGGAACTCTACCATAATTTTGCATAATGCATTCACTTTTGAGTAATTAAAACGAGCAATTAAATGAATTGTCACATTGTATATTGTGTATGAAAGCTGTTAAACATCATATTTCTCCATTACAGGTTATAAGTAAAAATATGGGTTCACTACGAAGGTGTACTGTGCTGTTGCTTTTGACTTTCTCAGTATCAGGTAAGTTCCtcagtctttaaaatgttcagataCTAGATACTCTTAATAGACACTAAGAGGTATATGACATCCAGCGAGGGCCTTTAATCGGAGGAATAAAACTGACACGTTGATTCAATTTTTCTACTTTCCTCTTTAGTACACCACAGAACAGATTTGTAAACCGACACTATTACCATCTAAAAAGACAGTTTAAGTCCAAAAGCCtgactcacttcctgttctcaCCGTCCACAGAGGTGTATGCAGCGAGGATCATCGGAGGTCAGGAGGTTTGGCCCTACTCCATCAAATATCAGGCATCCTTGCAGTCTGAGGACGGCCAACACTACTGTGGGGGAACGTTGGTGCACCCTCAGTGGGTGGTGTCTGCTGCCCACTGCTGGAAACCGTAAGTACTGACACTAGATTTTATCAGACAGGGGCACACAGGTACATTAACGTAGACTGATGATGTTTGGAGAAGAGTTATGTTATGATAACTGACTGTGTTGTATAATGAAAGCAAAggtgtgaaatgtgtgtattttttgtgtatttcgCAGTTAGAGGGTAAATTCTGACGCACCTTATGTCTGCTTGTGGCCCTCAGGAGCAGCCGCATGAGGGTCGTGTTGAGTGAACACAGCCTGACCACAACAGAAGGATTTGAACAGATCTTCAATGTCTCAAAAATATATGTCCACAACTATAACTACAAGACATTCAACAACGACATCATGCTCATTAAGGTGAATTAATAGATACTGTACATGAAGCTCTTGACACATGCACGCCCTCCTGTTGTCAGCTGAGGGGTGATGTCATCGCCTCATCAGCATCTCACACACGTGCTGCCATAACTTTGGTGTTTCTGCTACAGCTGAGCGAGCCGGCACAGCTGAACGCCAACGTCCAGCCAGCTGCTCTGCCTGATGAAAACACCCCTCAGCTCCACGATGACGTCTGCACGGTGAGTGGCTGGGGCGTGACAAAGATTTACAGTTTCTACCTCTCCCCTGTGCTGCGTGCCGTGGACGTGAGAGTGCAGCCTTACTGCAGCTATTACTACTGGGGCAGGATCACCTCAAACATGCTGTGTGCTGGATCTCGACTGGGTGGCAAAGATTCCTGCCAGGTACAGTAagatttatgttgttttgcatgtgttgcATGCTACAATGAATACATAATGATAAGCATAATGCTGTCCTGTACAATgcaaactactactactactgctctAGATGCTGTGTATTACATACTTCTGTGTTATGTTTTATGAGAGAAAAGGCCATTATAGTAGTAGTTCTTTGAGCATGAATTTACTGTAATGTACTAAATCAACGTTGTAACACTCCAGGAAAAGTCTTGGGGTCACAAAAGTCAGTAGGATTAATTCTCTTAAGATCattaatgtctgtacaaaatgtcacatctagtagttgttgagataaaGTCAGTCTAGACCAAACTGGTGGACCAGCATTGCCATCCCTCGAGCTGTGTCACTAAAAGTGAACTCTG
The genomic region above belongs to Seriola aureovittata isolate HTS-2021-v1 ecotype China chromosome 9, ASM2101889v1, whole genome shotgun sequence and contains:
- the LOC130175005 gene encoding trypsin I-P1-like: MKAVKHHISPLQVISKNMGSLRRCTVLLLLTFSVSEVYAARIIGGQEVWPYSIKYQASLQSEDGQHYCGGTLVHPQWVVSAAHCWKPSSRMRVVLSEHSLTTTEGFEQIFNVSKIYVHNYNYKTFNNDIMLIKLSEPAQLNANVQPAALPDENTPQLHDDVCTVSGWGVTKIYSFYLSPVLRAVDVRVQPYCSYYYWGRITSNMLCAGSRLGGKDSCQGDSGGPLICNGYFEGIVSWGISCANPYFPGVYTKVRNYVQWIKWVIDNDTP